TGTTCGACGGACACGAACCGGTGCGACGTGCCGTCGTCGTTCTGTTGCTCTGCCTGACAACGGATCTCGAGAAAACCGTCGCCGCGCTCCTCCTGATACATGACGAACAGCGAGTACGTCGACCCGTCCTGGCGGGTCATGGTCATCGGCAGCCACGTCATGAACATCTGCTTGATCTTGCGGCCTCCGCGGGGCAGCCCCGGAATCGGCTTGCCCACACCCGGCCGCAGTCCCCATGAGTGGTCGCGGATCGAAATCCACTTGTCCGCTTCGATTTCGGTGCGCTCACCGTCCAGCTCCACCCATCCGGACGCGACTCCGACCTGGTGGTAGCGCAACACGTTGTGCGTGACGCGGTAGCCGTCCGGGCTGCGGTCAGGCCACGGATCCTCCAACGCGGTATCGAAAGTTCCGCGCAGCTCGACGTCGAATGCGATGGGGGCGTGCTCTGTTCGCTCCAGACTCACCCGGACGGCGCGCAACGGCTCCACCACCCTGTAGGCGATCGGGCCCACCTGAGTGCCCGCCGGATCTGACGACAACCGGCGCCCGGCCCGCACCGTCCACTGCTCGGTGCCGCGGCACACGCCGGCCGCCCCGTCGAAGACGCCGCGGTTGGTGTACTTGCCGACACCGAGCACGACCTGCAGTGAGTTGTCGCGGGCGTGGGCGATCGTCCAGATCTTCTCGGTCCATGAGGGATCCGACTGGCTGACCGTGGCGAAGGTATCGACGATCTGATGGGTGAGCAGTTCGTCTTCGGGTACCAAGGCGCCGTAGTTCGTCGTCAGCACGATGACTGCCTTTCAGAGGTTCTCATCCGAACAGGGAAACCGATGCACTGCGTCATATCGGTTCCGCCCCGTCCGGGACTTAACATTGGCACCGACGGTGTCTCGTTTACTTGGAGTCGACACCGCGGCCCGAGACAGCGCTAGTGTGACATTTGGACCTATAGATGTAAAGGACACGATCGTGGCTGCTCGCCCCACCGTCGAAGCGGATCCGTCGACGCGGCGACGGATCCTCGCCGCCACCTTCGTCGTCCTCGCCAGGGATGGCAGACGCAAGTTGCAGCTCTCGGACGTAGCCGCCGAAGCCAAGGTGTCGCGTCCGACGCTCTACCGCCATTTCGGCTCCAAGGACGGACTGCTCGAGGCGTTCGGCCGGTACGAGCAGGACAACTTCGACGCCGGTATCGCCGCCGCGGTCGCGGGTCTCGACGGCTCGGACCGTCTCGACGCCGCATTGCAATTCATCGTCGAATTTCAGAGCACGTACTCGCTGGGGTCACTTGCCGACATCGAACCAGAGCATGTGCTGCACCAGATGAAGCGGGTGCTGCCGGTCATCCACGAGCGCATCGCTCGCATCATCCCCGGCGACGACAGCGACGTCGCCGCGGCCGCCGTCGTGCGAATAGCGGTCTGTCACTACGTGATCGGGGGCGGCACCCCCGACCAGTTCCTCGCCGAACTGCGCCACGCAGCGGGGATCGGCCCGTCGCGGCGGCGGCTGTCGCGGGTGGTCAACGGCTAGCCGCGCTCAGCGACTGACATCGGGAACCGTCACGTCGTATTACACATGTAGTTCCAAACGTAAAGCTTGCAATCTTTACAACCAAAGCCTGCTATGTAACCCTGTTCCCATGGCTGGGATCACGCTCGTCCAACGCGACCTCGCCGCCGCCCGTGCGCAACTGCAGAAGTGGTGCGAGCACAAGTTCGGAGATGTTGCGGTCGTGTCGGAACTGGTTGCAGCGAACCGGGCCGGCGGATTCTCCAGCGAGAGCCTGATGTTCTCCGCGACGGTCGACGGCGAGACACATGACTACATCATCAGGATTCCGCCCGCGGGCGGTGGCATCTTCCGCGAATACGACCTGGGCGCCCAAACCCTGACGCAGGAACTGCTCCACGAATACGGCGTCCCGACGCCTTCGCCGATCTACTACGAGCCCGACCGGACCTGGATCGGCTCGAAGTTCATGGTGATGCCCCGCATCGTCGGACACACGCCATCGGATTTCACCTATGCCGTCAAGGGGTGGCTGCGGGATGCCGGGCCCGACGTCCAGCGCCGCGTGCACGATTCGTTTCTCGAGACGTTGGTGCGGCTGACGGCGGTGCCGGTGAGCGAGGCGTCGTGGCTGTCGCGGCCCGCAGGTGTCGGCATCTCCGCCGAAATCGGTTGGTGGCTGGAGTATGTGCGGTGGGGCACCGACAATCAGGTCCCCGACCTGATGACCGAGGCGTTCACCTGGCTGCGCCGCGGACAGCCCGAGGATGGTGGCGCACTGAGCGTCTGCTGGGGTGACGCGCGGCCGTCGAACGGCATCTTCGACGATATGGGCCAGATCGTCGGTGCACTGGACTGGGAGCAGGCCTGCCTGTGTCCGGTCGAGACGGACTTCGGGTGGTGGTTGGCCTCGCGCAAGCAGATGCTGGAGGTCAACGGGATCGATGCCGACCCGGAACTGCCGGGCTTCGACAGCCGCGCCGCGGTCGTGGGCAGGTTCGAGGAGATGATCGGGCGGAAACTCGAGCACCTGGGCTGGCACGAGGTCTTCGCGATGGTGCGCATGGGCTGCTGCATCGTGCGCATGCAGTCGCTGCTGCGCCGCAACGGACAGGCCGACCATTTCCTCACTCGCGCGCCGATCCTGCCCGCGTGGACGGTCGACGCGATCCGCTCCTAGTCGCCCGTGCGGCGCGCGTACGCCCGCAACGCGAACGGGGCGATCACCGCGGTGATCGCCAGCGACCACAGGATCGTCGCGAGTATCGGGTGATGCAGCGGTAGTTGTGCCTCCGGCGGGGCGGGCGGACCGTTGCCCCACAGCTCCCGCACCGCCTGGGTCAGCGACGACACCGGATTCCACTCGGCGATGACACGGAGCCAGCGCGGCATGGGCTCAGTCGGCGCGAAGGTGTTGGCCAGGAACGTGATTGGAAAAAGAACGGTGAACATCACGCCGTTGACCGCTTCGACCGAGCGCATCAGCGAGCCGATCAGGATGCCGAACCAGATCATCCCGAAGCCGAATACGAGGATCAGCGCGAAGGCGAGCACCGCGTCGACGAGGCCGCCGCGGATCCGCCATCCGATGCACAGCCCCGTCACCGCCATCACCACGACACCGATCGACGAGTGCAGCAGGCTGGCGATGCTCCGTCCGATCAACACCGCCGACCGTCGA
The sequence above is drawn from the Mycobacterium gallinarum genome and encodes:
- a CDS encoding TetR/AcrR family transcriptional regulator, yielding MAARPTVEADPSTRRRILAATFVVLARDGRRKLQLSDVAAEAKVSRPTLYRHFGSKDGLLEAFGRYEQDNFDAGIAAAVAGLDGSDRLDAALQFIVEFQSTYSLGSLADIEPEHVLHQMKRVLPVIHERIARIIPGDDSDVAAAAVVRIAVCHYVIGGGTPDQFLAELRHAAGIGPSRRRLSRVVNG
- a CDS encoding phosphotransferase family protein; translation: MAGITLVQRDLAAARAQLQKWCEHKFGDVAVVSELVAANRAGGFSSESLMFSATVDGETHDYIIRIPPAGGGIFREYDLGAQTLTQELLHEYGVPTPSPIYYEPDRTWIGSKFMVMPRIVGHTPSDFTYAVKGWLRDAGPDVQRRVHDSFLETLVRLTAVPVSEASWLSRPAGVGISAEIGWWLEYVRWGTDNQVPDLMTEAFTWLRRGQPEDGGALSVCWGDARPSNGIFDDMGQIVGALDWEQACLCPVETDFGWWLASRKQMLEVNGIDADPELPGFDSRAAVVGRFEEMIGRKLEHLGWHEVFAMVRMGCCIVRMQSLLRRNGQADHFLTRAPILPAWTVDAIRS
- a CDS encoding ABC transporter permease, yielding MTTTESEKRDTLERPRIRQTNIVEQSWIMVKRNMIHTKRMPEMLSDVTVQPIMFVLLFAFVFGASIATAGSASYREFLLPGIQAQTIVFTAFVVSTGITADVEKGIIDRFRSLPIRRSAVLIGRSIASLLHSSIGVVVMAVTGLCIGWRIRGGLVDAVLAFALILVFGFGMIWFGILIGSLMRSVEAVNGVMFTVLFPITFLANTFAPTEPMPRWLRVIAEWNPVSSLTQAVRELWGNGPPAPPEAQLPLHHPILATILWSLAITAVIAPFALRAYARRTGD